The sequence GACAGCACATGGGGGCACATCTGCACCCGCAGCACTCTgcggccccccccccgcaccccacccGAGAAAGCGCTGTGGTAAACTgtggggggaaagggaagggagaaaccTCTGCAAGGGGGTCCCTGCACTGTGGGGAGCCCAACGGGgaccctgctcctgccagcaccgGGGCTCTTACGGTCCCTCCATCATGTGGGGTTGGGATGTGGCGCTGGGGTGTCCCCGGGTGCCCACGCGGCTGAGCCCAGTGCCCCTCACAGGTGGTACGCGGGCAGGATCTCACGGCAtctggcagaggagcagctccTCAAACGCAAGCACCTGGGAGCCTTCCTGATCCGCGACAGCGAGAGCGCCCCGGGGGAGTTCTCCATCTCCGTCAAGTAAGTGGTGGTGGGACGCAGATGGACACGCAGTGGGATGGGCAGGGGTCCACCGCAGCCCCTGTTTTTGGGGACTGAGAGCATCAGGCCACCCTCGTGCCTGCTCCCCGCCACGGTGCTGGGGAAGAGGTgagcaccctgccctgccccagaCACCTCgaaggggctgggggctgtggagCCATGTCCCCGACACATCCAGGCGCAGggtcttcctctccttcctcccctcttcagCCTCGCACTCCACCTCCATCCCTGCTGCttcctgcaccctgcctgcaccctgcctgcacagctgGGCTGCATCGCTGCCTCACCGGGGGTCCCTCGCTGGGGTGACCCTAAATACAGTCATGTGGGTAACAACGGGGCTGGGGCCAAGCTGCAAGCGTAGCCCAGGGGACATGGCCTGGAGGAACGAGTTGcccccagcatccctggggaTGAAGGAACACAGCACCCCAATGCCACAAGGATGATGATTCTGGTATTGAAGGCAGCATGCCAACAGGCAGAGCCTGCCCCCGGGCCTCTCACCCCATcactgccccttccctgcccagggCCAGGGTAGCAGGAGCCAGCCCCAGGCCAGCCAGGCACTTTCTCACGCTGCTAATCTCTAATTAAGCGTTTTAAGGAGGTTCTTGCCTATAATGAAAGGGAGCCGTGTTCTGCCGTGCGTCACCAGCGTGGCCAGGTTCCCTGCCCCTGCCCGGGGCAACGGCGGGTCCCTGCAGCGGCCCGTGCCAGCCCTGCAGTGTGGGCAGCCCCAACACCGAGGGGGTGCCAACATGAGGGGCTGGCAAAGGAATTCCCAGCCTGCCCCCGTCCTTCTGCGGTTTAGGGGTCCCCGGGGGCACAGGGGATTTGGGAGCTGAGCCCAGGCTTTGCAGTCTCCTTCCCAGCTGAGACCTGCAGCTCTCATCACACTTCCTTCACATGTGGCCCCTGTTTGCTCCCTGGACAAAGCCGCCTGCCCTACATGTGActagcaggctgctggccctgggcCCACGGGCATCCCACTGTGCTGAGCTTCAGCTGCATGTGGGATGAGCTGTGGCAGGTCTCAGCTGTGTCTGGGTTGTTATCATGCTGGGGACCCCTCTCCTGCTGCTCGCCAGCAGGGCCGGGAGTGGCCCCACATGCCACTGTCACCCTGGCGTGGCAGGATGGGTGCAGTGGGACCCGTGGGGCCCAGTCAGCAGCCCCTGGGCTTTGCCCATGATGCTGGAAGGGGGTCTGGGTGCTGCCAGCATCCTGGGGCTGGGGTAACGCCATCCTCCTTCTGCAGCTACGGGCAGCACGTCCAGCACTTCAAGGTGCTCAGGGAGAGAAACGGCAAATATTTCCTCTGGGAGGAAAAGTTCAACTCCCTCAACGAGCTGGTGGATTTCTACAGGACAACCACCATCGCCAAAAAGCACCAGATCTTCCTCTGGGATGAGGACCAGACCCAGGAGGTACCGTCAGGGGATGGGGCCGTGGGGACGCGCAGGGCTGGGGTGTGGGGTGATGGCACGGCCCATGTCTGATCCACCTTTGGGATTCCCCATCGCTCCCCTGGTACCAGAGCGGCCACCACCACACTGGttcatggggaaactgaggcacgggacGGGCCCACGGGTCAGCAGCGCTGCCACGATCTCGCTTTGCTGCAGACTGTGCTCGCAGGGAGGCATCatggggctgcagctcctgggggacgGGAATTTCCTCCTGCCTCAACTTTTCCTGCTCCTCCCCGGCAGCCACGGGACACTGGCAGtggctgagaaacagcagagaggGACAAAATGGAGGAAAGCAAACGTCCCAGCTCTGAGCAGAGACCGGTTCCAGAGCACAGGCTGCCCACTGCCCTCAGGCGAAGCATCCTGGGGATCCGGTCCCAAACCCCTGTATGAGCCCCCCTCAAAGCTCAGCTCCCCCCTGGCTGAAGCGTCCCCGCAGAAGGGGACAGGGACATACCAGGTGCCCAGCTGGCGCTTGGCCCTGCGCTCAGGCTCAGCTCAAGGCAGGGTGCAACAGCCCGAAACAGGCAGCGCTTCAGGGAAGCTTGGCAGGGTGGAGAAAAGCTACCGGCACAGcttggcagggcagggcacggcagcTTGCCCCGGGCCCATGCCACGGTCCCTTGGGCCAGGGGCGATGCCCAGGGCGGGTGGCAGAGCCCAACCAACTCGATACAGGGCTCAGCCAGCTCCAGGCACGCTCCAGCAAAGCCGagccctggggtggtggtttgagGAAGTGAAACTGGGCCctgggagctgagctgggggAGCCTCCggcacccagagggacctgggaaGGAGAGGAGTGCCAGCTGCCTCCGAGGGGTAGGGATCCCCTGGGCACCCATCTCAGGTCTCCCaggcagcaggaagagggagCCCTGTGCCTTGGGGTGCAcagagggctggggacagccctgggtGTGTGGCAGAgcctggggtgcaggggagcaccctggggtgcagccAGAGCCTgggctcccctgcaccccaggcTCTTCCTTGCTCCCCAGGCTCTGCCACACacccagggctgtccccagccctctgACTCTTCCCATTACAGAATGTCCCTGGTCCCCATCTCTCATCCTCAAAGCGGGTACCCCAGGTACCTCCACACCCTCTATGCTCTGCCCCACCCCCACCAGACTGGTCCTCATCATGCATTGGAGCAGCATCCCCGTCACACTGGGGACTCAGGCCGTGCAGGCCGGTGCAGGGGGACTGGCAGATGGGGGggcccctctccccccaccaaCCCCTGCCCTTGACTTTCCTCCAGGTGAGGAGACCCAAATTTGTGCAAGCCCAGTTTGACTTCTCAGCCCACGACGGCTCCCAGCTGCCCTTCCTCCGCGGGGACATCATCGAGGTCCTGGACTGCCCTGATCCCAACTGGTGGCAGGGGAAGATCTACGGGCGCATCGGCCTCTTCCCCCGCAACTATGTCCACCCCATCCGCAAGTGAGCTGCCGCCGGCACTGCGGGCGAGCGGGGAGGAGCGcggccccctctgccccccactcTCTCCTGGAGCTGCTTTGTGCCTGCACACGGACTGCACGTCCCTCTGTCCCCACGGACGGTGCCTGTCCCCACGCCGGGCTGCCGATGCGCACGGTCCCAGCGTGGGCCGTGCTGGAGGTAGAAGCCAGGTTGGCGGTGATCCCCATCCAGGGGCtgcccggcaccggcaccccaAAACATCAGCTACAGCTCCCCTGACCCAGGAAACCTCCACCACCCCCAGCCCAGGCATCGCCTCTCGCTGTGGGCTGGCAGCGGTGCTCCCAGGGGAGGGAGCGCAGAGAGTTCAACCAGGGCCTGAAAAACTTTTCCAGAGCCACAACCCGGCGGGGTGACAGCAACAGAGGGGACGAGCATGTGCACCCCAAACCTTCTCTCCTCTCCAGAGCCTGGAAGCGAAGCCCCGGCTCCGAGGAGGGCTGCAGGCGGCCAGGATGTAGCTGGGCTCGGTAACTCCACAGAGTGGGTGCTGGGGCTCAGGGCGCTGAGGAAGGCTGGTCCGGCAGGATTTAGTTCTGCAAGTGCTGTTCACAGCTGCAAATTGTggcttttatattattttttatttagagctAGTAAAATGTGTTTGGGTGACACCCTCGAGCGTGGCTGGTCCTTTTCCACCATCGCCACGGTGGTCCTGTGGCCGCGTTCAGGCACCTGCTGCTTCACTGTGGTTTTGCTTCCCCTTCAGCCCCCATTCACCCACCCCGATACCTCTCCCCAGACCCCTCCCAGGGGACTCACTGCCCCCACAaattccccacacacacacctcaCAGCCCCCTGGGACACACTCAGAGTCCACGGTGCTGAGAACGCCCAGCTCACTGCACCAGTGGATTTAAACATCCCACATCCCAAACGTGACAAATAAAAACTATATCACCCAAATCCCcatttctgcccccccccccaacatctTTCCCCCGCACTCCCCAGGGACTGGCAGGCCACTAGGCAAAATAGGCATAGCAGAAAATATTGATACACATCAGGACAACGGCGTTGATGCCGCAGACGTGGGCCCAGAAGGGGGGCTCCGTAGTGTCCTTGAGGGCTGTGGCCGGGGGTCCCTCGGCCTTTGATGGCTGCTGGCTGTCTGGAgtggctgagcagggacctggCACAGAAAGAGGGTGAGTGTGGGGGACAAAGAGCCGTGGGGACCAGCCACCTCCTGGCAGGTGGCACAGccgcagggaaactgaggcacaggtcATCCTGCTGCCTGTTAAAAGCAGGGAGTGGGGGGCACTGAAGATGCCACCGCTGCCAGACACCCCCAAGGACACACTCACCGTCAGGGGGTCCCTCCGATGTGCCGTCCAcggagggctgggggggctcccgCGAGAGGGTCCACCAGGTGAGATCCTTTAGCTAAAAACCAGGGTGAGATTTGATGAGAAAACACCCCTGGGTCAGACCCCCCACCACGGGGACCCCCCCTTGCCGAGCTTGGGGTGCACTCAGGTGACACCGATGTCTCTGGCCAAGGATCTCCGGTGGGTGGATGCAGCTGTGGGGACCAGGGTGAGGGGTCCTGGGTGCCCTGCTCACCCTGGCCGGAGGTGGCGGGGGGGTCAGCAGGCTGCCCCCCATCACCACAGCGCCCGTGGCGGTGCCCAGCAGCACGGCGAAGTGCAGGTAGTGGATGTCAGTGAGCAGCCAGGGCCGCCGGTCGGGGACCccgcagcggggcggggggtacgccagctccagccccaaccTGGTCAGCCCCAGCGCCAGCCCCGCCATCAGGCCCCAGAAAGCTCCCtgcaaagcaaaggtctgtgaGGGGGTGGCCGGAGGGGGGGGGACAGTCACCCCACAGAGGGGATAAACCACCCCCCCCAGGGAGCTGCTCCCTGACGAGCAGCCCCGGCGTGTTGGGACAGCACCCCCAGCCCAAACCTGCACCCCCTCCGCAGGGGGTGTCGCCTGCCAGCCCCATCGGCCCGTGCCACGCTTGGTGGCCATGCATGGTGgcacctgcctcctcctcctcctcctctccacacCAGCcacccaccagctccctggggaaACACCAGCCAGGCTCGgttcctctccccagcccctccagcatcgcctccctccttcctcccctcaacCCCCTGAGCCTTGCTGGGTCCCCGggagcagggtgggcagggaggtgTTGGCACTACCCCGTGTCCCCAAGCCGGCCCCACGGCCACCCAGGACATGTACCTGCTCGTTAGCTCGGGGCCAGAAGACAGCCAGGACAAAGACGGCGGTGACAGGAGGAGCCAGGTAGCTGGTGACAGCCTGGATGTAGACGTAGAGCTGGCCACCGCTGGAGCTCTGCAGGATGGGGATCCAGACCACGCTGAGGGCCACCAGCACCACTGTGACCACCCTGCGATGCGGTGCAGGGTGATGTTCCTGTCTCACCTGTGTCTCCTTGCACCCACAGCATCACCATGGTGGTGGGGGCGGGTCCCTGAGGTTTGAGTCCCAGCACTGGCACAGAAGAGCTGGCCGGGGGATGCAGGCAGGTCAGCGGGAGGATGTGAGCCACCAAGTGACATCCCAGGGCTGTGGAGGATTCTAATTATGGCAGTGCCATCTCCGTCCTGGGCAGAGGAGCGCTCCCCAGGCCTGGGGGCTGCTAAGTTGGACCCCGCCATGGTGAAACAGCAGGCAATGGGCACTTTTGCTATGAAAAGCCCCGAGTCGCAGAGGCTGGGTGCTCTGGCCAGATTTGGGTGATGGTCTCAGCACCCCTGTGCCTGGCCAAAGCACCCAGCTGAGAGCTGGGGACGTGGGTTGGGCTGCCCCATGCTCAGCTCCCCCTGGCCAGACTGCGATGGAGGGGTGCGTTTGTCCCCCAGCAccaccctgtccccatcctcgCCCAAAGCCCAGGCACACCCTGAGGCATCACCCTCCTCCAAAGCAAGAGGTGTTGGCCAGATCCCAGCTTTTTGGGCCCAATCTGAGCAGGCAGGCTGGGCAGGACATGTCCTGAAAGCCGACGTATTTATAGCTCAGCCTGGCTTGTTTACAGCTTCTCAGAATTACCTACATTTCCATCTGCTCATCTCGGAAAgcagaagtaggaaaaaataaaagaaaaaaaaagtgataaaagcaTCTCTAGACGGAGCCCCCACTGCCTGCCTGGTGCTTTGGAAAGAGGAAGCAGCCTGAGCGTAAAACGCACACCCTGACCTAAGGGGTAGGAGAAAAAACCCTGTGTTTGGTAGGTCTTTAAGCCACAGAGGATGCAAAAAGGTCATGGGAAAAATGCAGGAGTGTCTGAGCATGGTGGTGGGCTGGCAGTGCCGGGTGGCCGTGCCCCACTCCGCATGCAGCCCGAGGTGGGCATCGGGGCAGAGATGGAGGGCAGAGAGCGGCACAGCTGCTGTGGGGTCTGGGGGGGATTGGGGAGGTGTTCTCACCACCGTGCCATTGCCTCGGCACAAGAGCACGCATCGAACACCAGCAGGGATTTCCAGCCAGGCAGCAGGAGCTCAAACTCCAGGTCCAGCAACCTGGAACTCTCTCCGGTCCCGCAAGCAAATCCCTTCCCTCCCTGCGCTGAGCCGGACGGGGCATCCCCACCCTGGCAGGTCCTGGGGGTGGTTGGGACCCCCTGCAAGCTACTCAGAAATAACCCCAAGCCAGTTGTCCCTGCGCTGGCAGGTAGGAAATCCTCAAACTTACAGCTTAAACAGCTGTACTTCTCCTCTCCCAAAACATTTATCGTTTGCTATATCCCTGTGGGGCCGTACAGCACCCTGCTTGCAAATCGCCCGATGCGCTAACGAACCACCGGGGATGGACTTCAGCAGTGGCTCCCACCCCGGGCGGGCAGAGCCCTTTGCAAACACTCATTAACCATCCTCAGGAAAGCTCTCCGGCGTTATTACACCCGCTGTCACCGGCACCAAAGCTGGGGTCAGAGAGGGGCGAGGCAGGCCCTGAGACAAGCACCCCACTTCCCATGGGGGAGCCGTGCAGGACCACAGTTCCCCAGGATCGCTGcccatccccttcccaccctcccGAGATGGAGGATGCCAAGAAATGGCTGCTCCTGGAGCTGCCGGACCAGCCAACCCTCCccgcagccccagcacagcccagccaaAGCCCTGACCCAGATTCCCTCCTTGTTATTGTCTGCCCTGCGCCGAGGACACTCCCCGCGCACCCCGGCACCCCGGCACCGTGCCGGGGCATTCCCCAGCGCTGACTCTGCCGCCCCGAGCGCGACACCACGGGCGGGTTCCTGGGCTCCCCGCCGGCACCCCCCATCCCTCGGGAGCAGCCGGGGCATGTGCGGGCAACGCTGCCCTTTGCCACCCGGCGAAGGTCCCCCCCATGCACTTTGCTTGTGACCTTGGCGGGGACCAGCCGCCGGCTTCCCCAGGGGAACGGGCTGGAGGCGGCGAGGGAGAGGCTTCGtgccaggcacagccctgcccctccAAACACCCCCAACGCCCCGTCTGCCTTTCCAGCGCTTTCATACATCAAATAATCCATAATAAAATGTTTCCCTTTCATAACCCAGGCTGAGCGCAGGCACTTTGCAGGCTCCCGGGCACCAAAGGTAGATCACAGAGGGCCAGACCGGCCCCGCCAGTCTCCCCGAAACCCACAGTCAGTCTCCTCGAAACCCCCAGTCCCTACCTTCCCACCAAGAGCAGC comes from Strix aluco isolate bStrAlu1 chromosome 15, bStrAlu1.hap1, whole genome shotgun sequence and encodes:
- the GRAP gene encoding GRB2-related adapter protein, which encodes MESVALYSFQATEKDELPFHKGDTLKILNMEDDQNWYKAELYGCEGFVPKNYIKVKPHPWYAGRISRHLAEEQLLKRKHLGAFLIRDSESAPGEFSISVNYGQHVQHFKVLRERNGKYFLWEEKFNSLNELVDFYRTTTIAKKHQIFLWDEDQTQEVRRPKFVQAQFDFSAHDGSQLPFLRGDIIEVLDCPDPNWWQGKIYGRIGLFPRNYVHPIRK